A segment of the Candidatus Epulonipiscium sp. genome:
GTTTGGTGGATAGTATCTGGTATAACTGTATTAACGATTTCGTATGTGTACATGCAAATTTCATACATTATAATAAGGCAAATTCTTGAGTCAATTAGCAAAAAAAGGGCTTATTATATAGCTTTAGCTACTATGGCATCAGTGATTATTATTTTATCGGTAATGAATGAATTGTTGCTGGCTAAATATAGATAGGCTCACACAGGAGAAAATTATGACAAAAAAACAAGATTTAAGGAAGAAATTTCTTGAAAATAGAGATAAGATGACTAAAGAGGAAATAAGTAAAAAGAATAAAAAAATATATGAAAGCCTTATTAACTCAGAGGTCTATAATAAATGTAAAAAGATTTTTGTATATGTAAGTATGAAAAACGAAGTAGACACCAAAAAAATAATTTCTAAAGGATTAAAAGAAGGGAAAATCATTGGGGTTCCCAAGGTGGAGCCTAGAACAAGGGAAATGTATTTTTCGCAGATACAAACCTTAGATGAATTAGAAATAGGACATTTTGGGGTATTAGAGCCTAAGAAAGAGCTTATTAAAAAAATGGAAAGTGATAGGACTACCCTTGTTCTTGTGCCGGGAGCAGTATTTGACAAAAATAGAAACAGAATTGGTTATGGGGGTGGCTACTATGACCGCTATCTTGGTAAACATACATCTATAATGAAAACGATTGGCCTTGCTTATGATTTTCAAGTCATTGATGCAATCCCTACGGATACCTATGATATCCCCTTAAATTTAATATTAACTGAGAACAATTGGATTTATTAAAGAAAAACAGGATATGGAAGTACTTAATAGTTTATTTCTTAAATGACTTGTTATTTTTATCTCTGTAAGATATAATTATAGAACAGATGTTCCCTTGCTGACAATAAGAAAGGATGAAAAGATTGATATCATATGTTAAAGGAACTTTAGAATACATAGATGAAACTGAAATAATCATAGATGTTAATGGCATAGGATATAAACTAATGATGTCTTCATCTGCTATGGGAAGGCTTCCATCTATTGGGAGGGAAATAAAGATATTCACCTATCTCCAAGTCAGGGAAATGGAAATGGCCCTATATGGTTTTATTACTCGGGAAGAACAATATATGTTTGAAAGGCTTATATCTGTAAGTGGCATAGGGCCTAAAGGAGCTTTAGGTGTCTTATCTACCTTATCCCCGGGGGATTTTTATTTAGCAGTTATAACAGAAGATGTAAAGACCTTAAGTAGTGCACCGGGAGTAGGGAAGAAAACGGCTCAGAGGATTATATTAGATTTGAAAGATAAAATAAATACAATAGAAGCAGTAGGAATAAGTGAAATGGATTCCTTTCCTTTAAATCAAAATGGAATTGAAGAGGAAGCCATATCTGCTTTAACTTCCTTAGGGTATACAAGGTTAGAAGCGTCTAAGGCAGTATCCGCTGTTATTACGGAAGATATGAAGGTAGAAGATATTATTAAGGTCTCTTTGAAAAAACTAGCAATATTTTAGGAAAATAGGTGAAACCAATGAAAAACCGTATTATCACTGCTGACTTAAGAAATGAAGACTTAGAGATAGAATCCGGGATTCGGCCTAAGACATTAGATGATTACATTGGACAAAAAAAGGTAAAGGAAAATTTAAAGGTTTTTGTACAAGCCGCTGATAATAGAAACGAATCCCTAGACCATGTACTCCTTTATGGTCCACCGGGGTTAGGGAAAACGACCTTAGCAAATATAATTGCCAATGAAATGAAAGCAAATATAAAGATAACATCGGGTCCCGCTATCGAGAAACCAGGAGATATGGCAGCTATTCTTAATAATTTAAGTGAAAGGGATCTTTTGTTTATAGACGAAATTCACCGTTTGAATCGTCATGTAGAGGAGATATTATATCCTGCCATGGAGGATTTTGTCATTGACATAGTCATAGGAAAAGGCCCCAGTGCCAGATCTATCAGATTAGATCTTCCAAAGTTTACATTGATTGGTGCTACTACTAGGGCAGGGCTTTTGACAGCACCACTTAGGGATAGATTCGGGGTTATCCAAAGGCTCGAATACTATAATACTTCCGAACTATCCCAAATAGTAAGTCGTTCTGCAAAGGTACTAGATATAGGAATTACCGAAGAAGGGTCCCAGGAAATTGCAAGGCGTTCAAGGGGAACCCCAAGAATTGCCAATAGACTCCTTAAGAGAGTTAGGGACTTTGCGGAAGTTAAATATGAAGGATATATAGATGAAAAAGTTGCCTCCTTAGCCCTAGAGGCCTTGGACGTAGATAAAATGGGATTAGATAGAATCGATAGAAAAATGCTTATTTCGATGATTGAAAAGTTTGGGGGAGGCCCTGTGGGACTAGATACTTTAGCAGCGGTTATAGGAGAAGAAAACGATACAATAGAGGATGTGTATGAACCTTTTTTAATACAATTAGGATTTATTAATAGGACCCCGAGGGGAAGGGTAGTGACTCCACTAGGTTATAAGCACTTTGGTATTGAACAATTTAAACTTTAAATTAGTATCAGGGTTACCAAAGAACGGCCATAAACCGTTCTTTTCTTAATTGACAAAAGGTATAAATATGTTACAATGATTGTAGAGGGACACTCTATGCAGTGTAGATAGAAACTTAGGGTTTATATATTAAAGAGAAGGGAGAATTGGCTTGGAGGATAAGAAAGATTTTACAAAGCAGCATTTATTAGAAATTGCTAAGGAAATATCCGGTATGAATCATTTTATACAACTTAGCACATTTAATGATGAAATGACTATTTCACAAGTAGTTCGCTTTTTTAATAAGCAGGGAAGAAATTTTACGAAAACCATGATTCAAAATTATGTTAGGGTAGGGGTACTGCCCCAGCCTGTTGACAGGAGATATTATACGAAAAATCATTTAATACTTCTAACACTGATAGATAATCTAAAGTTAATCTATTCTCTAGATGAAATTAAAACAGTGCTTAATCCTATATTGAAAAATCCTGATACCTTTGAAGATGATATTATAAAAGTAGGCGATTTATATGAAGATTATATAGAACTCCATAAAAAGGCCTTAGATGATTGGAAAAGATATCTTCCTGATACATTAGAAGAAGTCAACAAAATATTAAAAAAATACGATATAGATGAAAAGGAAAAAGATGTAGCATCATCATTTATGCTTGTATTAACACTAATGGCTGAAACCATAGCTATTAAAAAATTAATTCATTTAATATCAGCCGAGTACTTAGCGGGCAAGGAAGAATAATTTGTTATTGTGTATCTTTTGTAATATGATATAATAATACTAATACTCTTTGTACTAACTAAGGAGCGGTTATATGGAAAAAAAGAATAAAATTGAAGTCATTATTGGCGGTAGAGTCTATACCCTTGTAGGTAAAGAACCTGAGGAGTATATACAAAGAGTGGCATTATACATTGATAAAAAAATGAGCGAAATCAAAAAAGCTGAATCCTCTAGAAAACTTAGTACAAGTATGATTGCAACTTTAACTTCCATAAATGTTGCCGATGACTTATTTAAGTTAATTGAAAAAATAAACTCTTCAGACATAAAAGTGGAAGCACTAGAAGATGAACTAAAAGAAAAGGACAAGCA
Coding sequences within it:
- the ruvB gene encoding Holliday junction branch migration DNA helicase RuvB, whose product is MKNRIITADLRNEDLEIESGIRPKTLDDYIGQKKVKENLKVFVQAADNRNESLDHVLLYGPPGLGKTTLANIIANEMKANIKITSGPAIEKPGDMAAILNNLSERDLLFIDEIHRLNRHVEEILYPAMEDFVIDIVIGKGPSARSIRLDLPKFTLIGATTRAGLLTAPLRDRFGVIQRLEYYNTSELSQIVSRSAKVLDIGITEEGSQEIARRSRGTPRIANRLLKRVRDFAEVKYEGYIDEKVASLALEALDVDKMGLDRIDRKMLISMIEKFGGGPVGLDTLAAVIGEENDTIEDVYEPFLIQLGFINRTPRGRVVTPLGYKHFGIEQFKL
- the zapA gene encoding cell division protein ZapA, which codes for MEKKNKIEVIIGGRVYTLVGKEPEEYIQRVALYIDKKMSEIKKAESSRKLSTSMIATLTSINVADDLFKLIEKINSSDIKVEALEDELKEKDKQLQVYQKELREIQQENTTLKNKLHELQLEIKKSELELEEYINIFDSSLKNNNITGDK
- a CDS encoding DUF1836 domain-containing protein; the protein is MEDKKDFTKQHLLEIAKEISGMNHFIQLSTFNDEMTISQVVRFFNKQGRNFTKTMIQNYVRVGVLPQPVDRRYYTKNHLILLTLIDNLKLIYSLDEIKTVLNPILKNPDTFEDDIIKVGDLYEDYIELHKKALDDWKRYLPDTLEEVNKILKKYDIDEKEKDVASSFMLVLTLMAETIAIKKLIHLISAEYLAGKEE
- the ruvA gene encoding Holliday junction branch migration protein RuvA, which gives rise to MISYVKGTLEYIDETEIIIDVNGIGYKLMMSSSAMGRLPSIGREIKIFTYLQVREMEMALYGFITREEQYMFERLISVSGIGPKGALGVLSTLSPGDFYLAVITEDVKTLSSAPGVGKKTAQRIILDLKDKINTIEAVGISEMDSFPLNQNGIEEEAISALTSLGYTRLEASKAVSAVITEDMKVEDIIKVSLKKLAIF
- a CDS encoding 5-formyltetrahydrofolate cyclo-ligase; its protein translation is MTKKQDLRKKFLENRDKMTKEEISKKNKKIYESLINSEVYNKCKKIFVYVSMKNEVDTKKIISKGLKEGKIIGVPKVEPRTREMYFSQIQTLDELEIGHFGVLEPKKELIKKMESDRTTLVLVPGAVFDKNRNRIGYGGGYYDRYLGKHTSIMKTIGLAYDFQVIDAIPTDTYDIPLNLILTENNWIY